In Campylobacter vulpis, a genomic segment contains:
- a CDS encoding Na+/H+ antiporter family protein yields the protein MLLTNPIIISVLVMIILCLLRFNVLLSVLISALIAGLVAQIPMLETMNTLINGMKGNLQTALSYILLGAIAAAISKTNLTAFLIKIVSHFISHKKYLLIFSLALIACFSQNLVPIHVAFVPILIPPLLTLFNKLKIDRRGVACALTFGLTTPYMALPLGFGLIFQNLLVDNLNQNGVAVNLNDVTSTMFLAIFCMLFGLLLSIFIFYSKPREYQEIAIKNMDYENIKMTRREWGVLAGLILTLVCQIMTQNLPLSGLLGFILMIVLGGVSYKKVDLVFDDGLKMMGFIAFVMLVAAGYGEVLKQSGAVEELVNSVIPFVEGNKLLAIFAMLFIGLIITIGIGTSFGTIPIIATLFCPICLELGFSASLIIFIIGVAGALGDAGSPASETTLGVSVGLNADKQHDHIKDTCIPTFIFYNGPLLIIGTFIAMFL from the coding sequence ATGCTTTTAACAAATCCCATTATCATCAGTGTTTTGGTGATGATAATCCTTTGTTTGCTTCGCTTTAATGTTTTGCTAAGTGTGCTAATTTCTGCTTTAATCGCCGGACTTGTCGCACAAATTCCTATGCTTGAGACGATGAATACTCTCATCAATGGTATGAAAGGAAATCTGCAAACGGCTCTAAGTTATATCCTTTTAGGTGCTATCGCAGCGGCTATTTCTAAGACAAATTTAACGGCTTTTTTAATCAAAATTGTCAGCCATTTCATCTCACATAAAAAATATTTACTCATATTCTCTTTAGCTCTAATCGCTTGTTTTTCGCAAAATTTAGTGCCTATCCATGTGGCTTTTGTGCCGATTTTAATTCCTCCCTTACTCACGCTTTTTAATAAACTTAAAATCGATCGCAGGGGCGTTGCTTGTGCTTTGACCTTTGGGCTGACTACGCCTTATATGGCTTTACCTTTGGGTTTTGGGCTAATTTTTCAAAATTTACTCGTGGATAATTTAAATCAAAACGGCGTAGCTGTGAATTTAAACGATGTAACAAGCACGATGTTTTTAGCGATTTTTTGTATGCTTTTTGGACTTTTGCTTTCTATTTTCATTTTTTATTCTAAGCCTAGAGAGTATCAAGAAATTGCTATTAAAAATATGGATTATGAAAATATCAAAATGACGCGTAGGGAATGGGGCGTTTTAGCGGGGCTAATTCTTACTCTTGTGTGTCAAATTATGACGCAAAATTTACCTTTATCTGGGCTTTTAGGTTTTATTTTGATGATAGTTTTGGGCGGAGTTAGCTATAAAAAAGTAGATTTAGTCTTTGATGATGGGCTTAAAATGATGGGTTTTATCGCCTTTGTAATGCTTGTAGCGGCTGGTTATGGCGAGGTTTTAAAGCAAAGTGGAGCGGTAGAGGAGCTTGTAAATTCCGTCATTCCTTTTGTAGAGGGAAATAAGCTTCTAGCCATTTTTGCTATGCTATTTATAGGACTTATCATCACCATAGGTATAGGCACTTCTTTTGGAACTATCCCCATTATAGCGACTTTATTTTGCCCTATTTGCTTAGAGCTTGGCTTTTCAGCGAGTTTGATTATTTTCATCATCGGCGTGGCAGGAGCTTTAGGCGATGCGGGAAGTCCTGCTAGTGAAACAACTTTAGGCGTGAGCGTAGGGCTAAATGCTGACAAACAACACGACCATATCAAAGATACTTGTATCCCTACCTTTATCTTTTATAATGGTCCTCTGCTTATCATCGGCACTTTCATTGCAATGTTCTTATAA
- a CDS encoding restriction endonuclease, with the protein MDLEKLLLQLIEQKYNEVQKKQKSGIFEKILHFEGNAIGQIGEKFVKEVFKALNLPLDELPGDIIHDEFDLLSNGKKIEVKTARKGLNNNTFQFNGINPKYNYDYIILLGITTQSVHYYIVDKKQDYYYNHTLRKEYIKVNGKDKQLVMMNPGNQVNLKLTLNLKDLKSIANFANELYAIFTSI; encoded by the coding sequence ATGGACTTAGAAAAACTTTTATTACAACTCATAGAGCAAAAATATAACGAAGTGCAAAAGAAGCAAAAAAGCGGAATTTTTGAAAAAATTTTACATTTTGAAGGAAATGCAATAGGACAAATTGGCGAAAAATTTGTTAAGGAAGTGTTTAAAGCTTTGAATCTACCACTTGATGAATTGCCTGGGGATATTATCCACGATGAGTTTGACTTACTATCAAATGGTAAAAAGATAGAGGTTAAAACCGCAAGGAAAGGCTTAAACAATAACACTTTTCAATTTAATGGAATCAATCCAAAATATAATTATGATTATATTATTTTACTAGGCATTACAACGCAGAGTGTGCATTATTACATTGTGGATAAGAAACAAGATTATTATTATAATCATACTTTAAGAAAAGAATATATTAAAGTTAATGGCAAAGATAAGCAGCTTGTGATGATGAATCCGGGCAATCAAGTTAATCTTAAGCTGACATTAAATCTAAAAGATTTAAAGTCTATTGCAAATTTTGCAAACGAACTTTATGCTATTTTTACATCAATTTAA
- a CDS encoding autotransporter outer membrane beta-barrel domain-containing protein, with product MLSCNQQGIHNLPSYLNSHSFKSRLIPSFLALSVITALYSPLQANWVYNKPGSSPENSQNITTSSNATVQNKNWIFYTSNSGTNGNLTINHNLSASGTGTGGGVNVSNGHTVGTITIDSDGSLSTQHHGININSNANVSEISINGNLSASGNNGQGININNNANVGTITLGSNGSISSQHRRAILVNKNATINHIDIQGTITNGRGVWNDGIIGSNGSGGSSGSSGTTTPGIKVTGNITSTSESAAALGNGGTINGSIVVESGTLSGGMKYENNPLHAALANEGVINGDIEIKQGATLKGGVINWDSFGTTNAGKVANIKVHGTVNGMVANFGGVISGSIEIENGANVTESIFNSFTSRLAGTIQGGITIKGTVGGGVDNRGKLQGDIKVENTGTLNGGIHNSGTIGGKIQNEAKNAITIYNRPGASIANGIENKGTATIRNQGKIQSGIINDGGTLTVINDFRRDENAADGYHTIGEIGKTASGVHIENKGGGKLHINAWYFNKEDYATAEERKANALLVDGDFANISIGDSFINTKGLDVDKTYNSYSLIADKDGNAVGDKVNNGQGIDVNKLHSVSGIYSFENFGGAGQYRANINRDELSGRTLAQSIIYSQRVRNVNLSRILREATTQVFVSGKESEVNANGKSLSQLEQLHTNHRDENTKNHTFVIPYYQNFSADLGSHTGKLKSNSSGMLIATQRELPNDYGVFGVYAGFENADQKVAGQRIEMDGNSYYAGLTYNHSFYEDDLTTYFMNLTTKLDYIERDVEKTYRGYIGSASSTAKVFGYGANARVGLSHYLHNDAKITPQIGFNYLGMHNKPFTLNHLGGTREHYLAQSFNFIDAVATIKYETPWINRFKTAVALGTIFNVYKDAKGTLHLDSNVLNAELDIARLYGVVQGGVSYDLTKDSDISLGYSGIFSSANTIRSHALMFRYAWWW from the coding sequence ATGCTCTCCTGCAATCAGCAAGGAATTCACAATCTACCAAGTTACTTAAACTCTCATAGTTTTAAAAGTCGTTTAATCCCCTCTTTCTTAGCCTTAAGCGTTATCACTGCTTTATATAGCCCCTTGCAAGCAAACTGGGTGTATAATAAACCTGGTAGCTCACCTGAAAATAGTCAAAATATAACAACTAGTAGCAACGCAACGGTTCAAAATAAAAACTGGATTTTTTATACTTCAAATTCAGGCACTAATGGAAATCTAACTATCAATCATAATCTTAGTGCAAGTGGCACTGGCACTGGAGGTGGGGTCAATGTAAGTAATGGTCACACCGTTGGCACTATCACAATAGATAGTGATGGAAGTCTAAGCACACAACATCATGGGATTAATATAAATAGTAATGCCAATGTTAGTGAGATTAGCATCAATGGAAATTTAAGTGCTAGTGGTAACAATGGACAAGGGATTAATATAAATAATAATGCCAATGTTGGCACTATTACTTTAGGATCTAATGGTAGCATAAGCTCTCAACACAGAAGAGCCATACTAGTTAATAAAAATGCAACAATCAATCACATCGACATACAAGGAACCATCACTAATGGAAGAGGGGTTTGGAATGATGGAATCATAGGTAGTAATGGTAGTGGTGGGAGTAGTGGGAGTAGTGGAACAACAACACCTGGCATTAAGGTAACAGGTAATATTACTTCAACTAGTGAGAGTGCAGCAGCCTTAGGTAATGGAGGGACTATTAATGGGAGTATTGTTGTAGAAAGTGGAACTTTAAGTGGAGGAATGAAATATGAGAATAATCCTTTACACGCAGCTCTTGCCAATGAGGGGGTAATTAATGGAGATATTGAAATAAAACAAGGTGCTACTTTAAAAGGAGGGGTTATAAACTGGGATTCGTTTGGCACTACAAATGCTGGTAAGGTAGCTAACATTAAAGTCCATGGAACGGTTAATGGTATGGTTGCGAATTTTGGAGGGGTTATTAGTGGTAGTATTGAGATTGAAAATGGTGCTAATGTGACTGAAAGCATTTTTAATTCTTTTACTTCTCGATTAGCTGGAACAATCCAAGGAGGCATTACCATAAAAGGAACAGTTGGAGGCGGAGTAGATAATAGAGGAAAACTCCAAGGCGACATTAAAGTCGAAAACACAGGAACACTCAATGGCGGTATCCATAACTCAGGCACCATAGGTGGTAAAATACAAAACGAAGCAAAAAATGCCATTACCATTTACAATAGACCAGGAGCTAGTATCGCAAACGGCATAGAAAACAAAGGCACAGCCACTATCCGTAATCAAGGCAAAATTCAAAGTGGTATCATCAATGATGGTGGAACTTTAACCGTTATCAATGACTTTAGAAGAGATGAAAACGCAGCAGATGGTTATCACACCATAGGAGAGATAGGTAAAACAGCAAGTGGTGTCCATATAGAAAATAAGGGTGGAGGCAAACTTCACATTAATGCTTGGTATTTTAATAAAGAAGATTACGCCACAGCTGAAGAAAGAAAAGCAAATGCCCTACTAGTAGATGGAGATTTTGCAAACATAAGCATAGGAGATTCCTTTATCAACACAAAGGGCTTAGATGTGGATAAAACTTATAATTCTTATTCCCTCATCGCAGATAAAGACGGCAATGCCGTAGGAGATAAGGTCAATAATGGTCAAGGCATAGATGTGAATAAACTCCACTCAGTTTCAGGCATTTATAGCTTTGAAAATTTCGGAGGAGCTGGTCAGTATAGAGCTAATATCAACAGAGATGAGCTAAGTGGTAGAACCCTAGCACAATCGATCATTTATTCTCAAAGAGTAAGAAATGTCAATCTCTCAAGGATACTAAGAGAAGCCACCACTCAAGTCTTTGTTTCAGGTAAAGAAAGTGAAGTTAATGCTAATGGTAAAAGCTTAAGCCAACTAGAACAACTCCACACCAATCACAGAGATGAGAATACAAAAAATCATACCTTTGTGATTCCTTACTATCAAAACTTTAGTGCAGACTTAGGAAGTCATACGGGGAAATTAAAATCAAATTCCTCTGGTATGCTTATCGCTACGCAAAGAGAATTACCAAATGATTATGGAGTCTTTGGAGTATATGCAGGCTTTGAAAATGCTGACCAAAAGGTCGCAGGTCAAAGAATAGAAATGGACGGGAATTCTTACTATGCAGGTTTAACTTATAATCATAGCTTTTATGAAGATGATTTAACAACTTATTTTATGAATCTTACTACTAAGCTTGACTATATAGAAAGAGATGTAGAAAAAACTTATCGTGGTTATATAGGCTCTGCTAGTTCTACTGCAAAGGTATTTGGATATGGGGCAAATGCTAGAGTAGGGTTAAGCCATTATCTTCACAATGATGCGAAAATCACTCCTCAAATAGGCTTTAACTATCTAGGTATGCATAATAAGCCTTTTACTCTTAATCACTTAGGAGGCACAAGAGAGCATTATCTAGCACAAAGTTTTAATTTCATCGATGCAGTTGCGACAATCAAATATGAAACGCCTTGGATTAATCGTTTTAAAACAGCTGTGGCACTAGGAACAATCTTTAATGTCTATAAGGACGCAAAAGGAACTTTACACCTTGATAGCAATGTCTTAAATGCTGAACTTGACATCGCTAGACTTTATGGAGTGGTGCAAGGGGGAGTTTCGTATGACTTGACTAAGGATTCTGATATTTCTTTAGGATATAGTGGAATTTTCTCTTCAGCTAATACTATAAGATCTCACGCCCTTATGTTTAGATATGCTTGGTGGTGGTGA
- a CDS encoding gamma carbonic anhydrase family protein: MLIKFQGKTPQLSDNVFIAQGAKIIGEVELGEDSSVWFNCVLRADFNFIKIGKRTNIQDLTTIHIWHKEPNDKGYPTIIGDDVSIGHNCVIHACELKDRVLIGMNSTIMDGVCIGEDSIVGAGSVVTKHKKFPPRSLILGNPAKLIRELSQEEVAFLKISAQNYVAFKNAFLEESSIT; encoded by the coding sequence ATGCTTATCAAATTTCAAGGCAAAACGCCTCAACTTAGCGATAATGTCTTCATCGCACAAGGAGCTAAAATCATCGGTGAAGTCGAGCTCGGAGAGGATAGTAGCGTATGGTTTAACTGCGTTTTAAGAGCCGATTTTAACTTCATCAAAATAGGCAAAAGGACCAACATACAGGATTTAACCACTATCCACATTTGGCACAAAGAACCTAATGATAAGGGCTATCCTACCATTATAGGCGATGATGTCAGCATAGGGCATAACTGCGTGATTCACGCTTGTGAGCTTAAGGACCGCGTTTTGATTGGTATGAACTCCACTATAATGGACGGCGTTTGTATAGGAGAGGATAGCATAGTAGGAGCAGGAAGCGTGGTAACAAAGCATAAAAAATTCCCCCCTCGCTCTCTCATACTAGGCAACCCAGCCAAACTTATAAGAGAATTAAGCCAAGAAGAAGTTGCTTTTCTTAAAATATCCGCTCAAAATTATGTCGCGTTTAAAAATGCCTTTTTAGAAGAAAGCTCCATTACTTAA
- a CDS encoding hemolysin family protein, with the protein MIFVALALVFLNGFFVLSEFSIVKVRRSKLEEMVKEKKRNAKKALEVTSKLDTYLSACQLGITLSSLALGWIGEPAIAKMLEAPLLNLGLSPVLIHTIAFIIAFSIITLLHVVLGELVPKSIAIAIADKAVLWVARPLHWFWILFLPCIKIFDILAALTLKIFGIKPAKEHELTHSEEEIKIIASESQKGGVLDEFETEIIRNAVDFSDTVAKEIMTPRKDMICLNKQKSYSENMQIICEYKHTRFPYIDGSKDVILGMVHIRDIVQNELNAKSEKLDNFVKPLILVPENLSISKVLVMMNKERSHTALVIDEYGGTAGLLTMEDIMEEIIGEIKSEYDEDNYKKLADNIYEFAGRCDIEKVEELLLITYDKDLEQVTIGGYVFNLLGRLPVVGDRIEDELCYYEVKKMDGNSIEKVKVVKKIKDEESED; encoded by the coding sequence ATGATTTTTGTTGCACTTGCTTTGGTTTTTTTAAATGGTTTTTTCGTTTTGTCTGAATTTAGCATTGTTAAAGTTCGCCGTTCTAAACTTGAAGAAATGGTTAAGGAAAAAAAGCGTAATGCTAAAAAAGCTTTAGAAGTAACCTCAAAGCTTGACACCTATCTAAGTGCTTGTCAATTAGGCATTACCTTAAGCTCACTTGCTCTTGGCTGGATAGGAGAACCTGCCATTGCTAAAATGCTTGAAGCTCCGCTTTTAAATTTGGGCTTAAGTCCGGTTTTAATCCACACCATAGCTTTCATCATCGCCTTTAGCATTATCACGCTTTTACATGTGGTTTTAGGCGAGCTTGTCCCTAAAAGTATAGCCATAGCCATAGCCGATAAGGCTGTGCTTTGGGTGGCTAGACCCTTGCATTGGTTTTGGATTTTATTTTTACCTTGTATTAAAATTTTTGATATTTTGGCGGCTTTAACACTTAAAATTTTTGGTATTAAACCCGCTAAAGAACACGAGCTAACTCATAGCGAAGAAGAGATTAAAATCATAGCAAGTGAGAGTCAAAAGGGCGGGGTTTTAGATGAATTTGAAACGGAGATTATCCGTAATGCTGTGGATTTTAGCGACACAGTGGCAAAAGAAATAATGACGCCTAGAAAGGATATGATTTGCCTTAATAAGCAAAAATCTTATAGTGAAAATATGCAAATTATTTGTGAGTATAAACATACGCGTTTTCCTTATATAGACGGCTCTAAAGATGTGATTTTGGGTATGGTGCATATAAGAGACATCGTGCAAAATGAATTAAATGCTAAAAGTGAAAAGTTGGATAATTTTGTCAAGCCTCTTATTTTAGTGCCTGAAAATCTTAGCATTTCAAAAGTGCTTGTGATGATGAATAAAGAAAGATCTCACACTGCCTTAGTGATTGATGAATATGGCGGCACGGCGGGACTTTTGACGATGGAAGACATTATGGAGGAGATTATCGGCGAGATTAAAAGCGAATATGATGAGGATAATTACAAAAAACTTGCCGATAATATTTATGAATTTGCGGGGCGTTGCGATATAGAAAAGGTTGAGGAGCTTTTACTCATCACTTATGATAAGGATTTGGAGCAAGTAACCATAGGCGGTTATGTCTTTAATCTTTTAGGGCGTTTGCCTGTGGTGGGCGATAGGATAGAGGACGAACTTTGCTATTATGAAGTGAAAAAAATGGACGGAAATTCCATTGAGAAAGTGAAAGTTGTGAAAAAAATAAAAGATGAAGAGAGTGAGGACTAA
- a CDS encoding tetrahydrodipicolinate N-succinyltransferase N-terminal domain-containing protein: protein MINTKEDFLLLVKQIEQKANYKKPYAFGIARLDRGQLNKNKILQASFALINYEQNYASAAIMLEAFARRGVELDFSKSEFVELLKLEDIDFALSCFKPFLEEEGHKNIDLLKVVKDKFKDDEFAFVCLFEDKEPLSVESVYLKLYLLSTKKVPLRGLNLNGAFGLLHNVAWSEDKPIELEYLRENEMRLKMSKQYPKIDFVDKFPRFLAHIIPEDNTRILESSKVRMGAALAAGTTIMPGASYVNFNAGTTGACMVEGRISSSAIVGEGSDIGGGASILGVLSGTSGNAISVGKACLLGANSVTGIPLGDNCIVDAGIAVLEGTKFLLKDKEELQKVNLGFDFNKEIYKGIELKNLNALHFRQDSISGAMIVGFNKKAITLNAALH from the coding sequence ATGATAAACACTAAAGAAGATTTTTTGCTTTTGGTAAAGCAAATCGAGCAAAAAGCAAACTACAAAAAGCCCTATGCCTTTGGCATTGCAAGGCTAGATAGAGGACAGCTGAATAAAAATAAAATTTTACAAGCCTCTTTTGCTCTTATTAATTACGAGCAAAATTACGCCTCAGCGGCAATTATGCTTGAGGCTTTTGCAAGGCGGGGTGTGGAGCTTGACTTTAGCAAAAGCGAATTTGTGGAGCTTTTAAAGCTTGAGGATATAGATTTCGCTCTTTCTTGCTTTAAGCCTTTTTTAGAAGAAGAGGGGCATAAAAACATTGACTTGCTTAAGGTTGTTAAAGACAAGTTTAAAGATGATGAATTTGCCTTTGTATGCCTTTTTGAAGATAAAGAGCCTTTGAGTGTGGAGAGTGTGTATCTTAAGCTTTATTTGCTTTCTACTAAAAAAGTGCCCCTAAGAGGGCTTAATCTAAATGGTGCTTTTGGCTTACTTCACAATGTCGCTTGGAGTGAGGATAAGCCTATCGAGCTTGAGTATTTAAGAGAAAATGAAATGCGTCTTAAAATGAGTAAGCAATATCCTAAAATAGACTTTGTCGATAAATTCCCACGCTTTTTAGCTCACATTATCCCCGAGGATAACACGCGTATTTTAGAGAGTTCTAAAGTGCGTATGGGTGCAGCCCTAGCCGCTGGCACGACTATAATGCCCGGTGCTTCTTATGTGAATTTTAACGCGGGCACAACGGGTGCTTGTATGGTTGAGGGGCGTATAAGCTCTAGTGCCATTGTGGGCGAGGGTAGCGATATAGGCGGTGGGGCGTCTATACTGGGCGTTTTAAGCGGCACTAGTGGAAATGCCATAAGCGTGGGTAAGGCTTGTCTTTTAGGTGCGAATTCTGTTACAGGCATACCTTTGGGGGATAATTGCATAGTCGATGCGGGCATTGCAGTGCTTGAGGGGACGAAATTTTTACTCAAAGACAAAGAAGAGCTTCAAAAAGTCAATCTAGGCTTTGATTTTAATAAAGAAATATATAAGGGCATAGAGCTTAAAAACCTTAACGCTTTGCATTTTAGACAAGATAGCATTAGCGGTGCGATGATAGTGGGTTTTAATAAAAAAGCCATAACACTCAATGCCGCCTTGCATTAA
- a CDS encoding SAM-dependent methyltransferase translates to MTLKYVNGGVMRKNLNNHFDAYFTKPEVAKMLFEKTKKIIAKYENLDKYTWLEPSVGDGCFYSLLPKNRIGIDINASKFDILQGDYLQFELPKKPLIVIGNPPFGHRGVLALEFIKHSQKADFVCFILPMFFQSLGKGSVRYRVKDFHLLHEESLPHNSFYLENGKEKDVKCCFQIWSKNYKNEKQEFSWYAQKEKQEPFSEILKVVTVSLAKNRECGKEWIFNKKADFYLSSTFFKENAVVKDFSQVKYKSGVAIIYNDNAPKERLDELFLKADWTKYSSLATNGCRHIGKSHIFKLLHESGF, encoded by the coding sequence ATGACTTTAAAATATGTCAATGGTGGAGTGATGAGAAAAAATCTCAATAATCATTTTGACGCCTATTTTACAAAGCCAGAAGTTGCGAAAATGCTTTTTGAAAAAACTAAAAAAATCATAGCAAAATATGAAAATTTAGATAAATACACTTGGCTAGAGCCTAGTGTGGGTGATGGGTGTTTTTACTCGCTTTTGCCTAAAAATAGAATCGGTATTGATATAAATGCAAGTAAATTTGATATTTTACAAGGCGATTATTTGCAGTTTGAGTTGCCTAAAAAGCCCCTTATTGTGATAGGGAATCCACCTTTTGGGCATCGCGGGGTGTTAGCCTTAGAATTTATCAAGCACTCACAAAAAGCGGATTTTGTGTGTTTTATATTGCCGATGTTTTTTCAAAGCTTGGGTAAAGGTTCAGTGCGTTACCGTGTGAAAGATTTTCATTTGCTTCACGAAGAATCTTTGCCACATAACTCTTTTTACCTTGAAAATGGTAAGGAAAAAGATGTGAAGTGCTGTTTTCAAATTTGGAGTAAAAATTATAAGAACGAAAAACAAGAGTTTAGCTGGTATGCCCAAAAAGAAAAGCAAGAGCCCTTTAGTGAGATTTTAAAGGTAGTAACTGTGTCTCTAGCAAAAAATAGGGAATGTGGCAAAGAGTGGATTTTTAATAAAAAGGCAGATTTTTATCTCTCAAGCACATTTTTTAAAGAAAATGCAGTGGTAAAAGATTTTTCACAAGTCAAGTATAAAAGTGGAGTGGCAATTATTTATAACGACAATGCCCCAAAAGAAAGGCTTGATGAGTTGTTTTTAAAAGCTGATTGGACAAAATATAGCTCACTTGCTACAAATGGTTGTAGGCATATTGGCAAATCACATATTTTTAAGCTTTTGCACGAGTCGGGGTTTTAA
- a CDS encoding protein-L-isoaspartate(D-aspartate) O-methyltransferase, translating into MNAFEQKRCQAMAEEIATKTFINEELFNAFCQVPREIFSPLKAHAYSLNALPLANSQWISSPLTVAKMTMALQCKNADSVLEIGCGSGYQAAILSRIIRRVFTIERIEKLAKNAANTFRELGFLNINVRFDDGQNGWKNYAPYDRILFSAYATSIPEILLDQLSDGGILVAPILHNGKQFITRISKSGTNLQKEILEECLFVPVVDGKEQL; encoded by the coding sequence ATGAACGCATTTGAGCAAAAACGCTGTCAAGCTATGGCGGAGGAAATCGCTACAAAAACCTTTATCAACGAAGAGCTTTTTAACGCCTTTTGCCAAGTGCCTAGAGAAATTTTTTCTCCACTTAAAGCCCACGCTTATAGCCTTAATGCCCTACCTTTGGCAAATTCGCAGTGGATAAGCTCTCCTTTAACGGTGGCTAAGATGACTATGGCACTACAATGCAAAAATGCTGATAGCGTGCTAGAAATAGGCTGTGGAAGTGGGTATCAAGCGGCGATTTTAAGTCGCATTATAAGACGCGTTTTTACCATAGAACGCATAGAAAAACTTGCTAAAAATGCCGCAAATACCTTTAGGGAACTTGGCTTTTTAAATATCAATGTCCGTTTTGATGATGGACAAAATGGCTGGAAAAATTATGCGCCTTATGATAGAATTTTATTTTCCGCTTATGCGACTTCTATCCCTGAAATTTTACTTGATCAGCTAAGTGATGGGGGGATTTTAGTCGCACCTATTTTGCATAATGGTAAGCAATTTATCACAAGAATTAGCAAAAGTGGCACAAATTTACAAAAAGAAATTTTAGAAGAATGCCTTTTTGTGCCTGTTGTCGATGGTAAAGAACAGCTTTAA
- a CDS encoding SLC5/6 family protein, translating to MKTYKFDTRWILSLFGTAVGAGILYLPIKAGTGGVLPVIAMCFIIFPMVYLSHRALSRFVSGANGADRDITHAAEEYFGRKTALFISVLYFFAIFPICLAYCVGISNTFESFIYHQFMPLASENAVQFIQSIYSVSTSENGKIIANLTPFYRALLVFILVSSFMLVMLLSEELITKICEWLVYPLCLILFLFSLYLIPHWNLESFTQIPHFKEFITIVWLTLPVLVFSFNHSPAISTFTLSVKRHYKEHKSIEKADQILFKTSLMLLIFVMFFVFSCVLSLSGEEFSDARAQNIPVLSYFANKLDNPIIAYGGPLVAFLAITSSFFGHYFGAREGAYGIVRKCCKMAGILNPNQKLIRLICGTTMYIIMLLVGFYNPSVLDFIEKLGGPIIAAILFLMPVIAIYSISKLKKFQNKPLDLFVFATGLLTIITVIYSF from the coding sequence ATGAAAACATATAAATTTGACACGAGGTGGATACTTTCACTCTTTGGCACGGCTGTGGGGGCTGGGATACTCTATTTACCCATTAAAGCTGGGACTGGAGGTGTTTTACCCGTCATAGCGATGTGTTTTATCATCTTTCCTATGGTGTATCTTAGTCATAGGGCTTTAAGTCGCTTTGTTTCCGGGGCAAATGGAGCGGATAGAGACATCACACACGCTGCGGAAGAGTATTTTGGTAGAAAGACGGCTTTATTTATTTCAGTGCTTTATTTTTTTGCGATTTTTCCTATATGCCTTGCCTATTGTGTTGGGATTAGCAATACCTTTGAAAGCTTTATTTATCATCAGTTTATGCCCCTAGCTAGTGAAAATGCAGTCCAATTTATCCAAAGCATTTATAGTGTAAGCACAAGTGAAAATGGCAAAATTATAGCCAACCTTACCCCATTTTATAGAGCTTTGTTAGTATTTATTTTGGTAAGTTCGTTTATGCTAGTAATGCTTCTAAGCGAAGAGCTTATCACAAAAATTTGCGAATGGCTCGTGTATCCTTTATGTTTGATTTTATTTTTATTTTCACTCTATCTTATCCCTCACTGGAATTTAGAAAGCTTTACGCAAATCCCTCATTTTAAAGAATTTATCACCATAGTTTGGCTTACCTTACCCGTTTTAGTTTTTTCTTTCAATCACTCCCCAGCCATTTCAACCTTTACCCTAAGTGTCAAAAGGCACTATAAAGAGCATAAAAGCATAGAAAAAGCAGACCAAATTCTTTTTAAAACTTCTTTAATGCTTCTCATTTTTGTGATGTTTTTTGTCTTTTCTTGTGTGCTTTCCTTAAGCGGCGAAGAATTTAGCGACGCTAGAGCACAAAATATCCCCGTGCTTTCGTATTTTGCAAATAAGCTTGATAATCCTATCATCGCCTATGGTGGTCCTTTGGTTGCGTTTTTAGCGATTACGAGTTCCTTTTTTGGGCATTATTTTGGTGCAAGAGAGGGTGCTTATGGCATAGTGCGTAAGTGCTGTAAAATGGCAGGAATTTTAAATCCTAATCAAAAGCTCATCAGGCTCATTTGCGGAACTACGATGTATATTATTATGCTACTTGTGGGTTTTTATAATCCTAGCGTTTTAGATTTTATAGAAAAGCTTGGCGGTCCTATTATAGCGGCGATTTTATTTTTAATGCCTGTGATTGCGATTTATAGCATTTCAAAGCTTAAGAAATTTCAAAATAAGCCTTTAGATTTGTTTGTCTTTGCGACAGGCTTACTGACTATCATCACGGTAATTTACAGCTTTTAA